The stretch of DNA GCAATTGGGTATGGAGGCTGGCGAATTTATTTGGACCGGCGGTGACGTGCACATCTACGAGGACCATCTCAACCAGGTTGCCGAGCAGCTCTCCCGCGAACCGTACCCGTACCCGAAGCTGACGTTCGCCCGCAAACCGGACTCGATTTTCGAGTATGCTTTCGAGGATTTCGAGCTGGTCGACTACCAGCACCACCCCGCGATTAAGGCGCCGATTGCTGTATGAGTGAGACACCCTCCACGCCCGCAACCTACCGTTTCAGCCAGCCCATAGTGGGCATGATCTGGGCACAGACCAATCGGGGCGTGATTGGGGCAGACGGCGGCATGCCGTGGCACCTCCCTGAGGATCTGGCCCACTTCAAGCGGGTCACCTTGGGTCATCCCGTGGTCATGGGCCGCAAAACGTGGGACTCGTTCCCGGAGAGTTCCGNNCCCCTGCCTGACCGCACCAACATTGTGGTGACCCGCCAGCANGGGTGGGCTGACATGCCTGAGGCCAGGGGCGCCGTCGTGCTTGACTCGGTGGAAGAGGCGCTGGTTGAAGCCCAGTTCTCNCCCGGTGGCAACGAGGTGTGGGTCATTGGGGTGGGCANNGGTTTTGAGCAGGTCAAAGAACATTGCAACGTGGCTGTTGTCACCGTCATCAACACGGATGCCTCAGGTGATACACAGGCACCTGCTTTGGGGCCTGAGTGGTCGTTCCGGGGCGCCACGCCCAAGGANGGGTGGCACACAGCAAAGAACGGCACCGAGTACAGGATGACCCTGTGGGCCAAGGGCGAAACCGAGTTTTCACCCGAATAGGCTCTGCTAACGGCCTCTGCCCGCAAAGGTAGCACCATGGCGTTTCGGTCCAGCAAGTATTGCTACCGGAAACCCGGCTTTGAGCAGATGCTGCGTGAGGAGGCTGCCCAATCTGAGCATGAACAGGCCGTGGCCAATGGCGAGCAACGGATCCTTGTCCAAGCCGCAGATGGCAATCTCTATAGCTACTTGGCCAAAGAATACGGTGCCGAAAGTGGCGGCATTATTCCTCTCACCTCGGTGCTGGGCCATTATCGCCGGTATCAGTTCAAGGCAAATGAAGGCTCCGGTGGGTCATGAAGGGATTGGCATTGCGGTCTTTGCGCTCATCATCTTGACGTTTAGTTTTTCCTGATAGCCGCAGCCTTGGATCTGATCAAAGAAGCCAAAGCGGCAACCCTGGGCAAGTGGCGGGGCCACGCCCCACTGAATAGCTCCTGCGACCCCGGCCAGGCATTTGGCGTTCACTCTGTGAAACGAACTTCAACCAATTTGCCCCGCCCTACTAAACTAGAACCATGACCAATAACAGTGTTCCTTCCGTCGGCCTTGTCGGCTGGCGCGGCATGGTCGGTTCCGTTCTGCTGCAGCGTATGCAGGACGAAGGCGACTTCGGCGATATCAACCCCGTCTTCTTCTCCACCTCAAACGCTGGCGGAGCTGCNCCTGCTATGACGGGCGCTGGCGATGCTGGCAAGCTTGAAGACGCCTTTGACATTGACACTCTGGCCAAACTTCCCATTATTGTCACCGCCCAGGGCGGGGACTACACGAGCCAGGTCCACACCGAGCTACGCAACCGCGGCTGGAATGGCCTGTGGCTAGATGCCGCCTCAACACTGCGTATGAACAACGATTCCATCATTGTCCTTGACCCCATCAATCGCGATGTCATTGACGCCGGTCTGGCCAATGGCACCAAGGACTTCGTTGGCGGTAACTGCACTGTCTCCTGCATGCTCATGGGACTGGGCGGACTGTTCAANAACAACCTGGTTCAGTGGGGCACGTCCATGACGTACCAGGCGGCCTCCGGTGGCGGTGCCCGCCATATGCGTGAGCTATTAAACCAGTTCGGCACACTGAACTCTGAGGTCGCCAGCGAACTGGACAACCCGGCGTCGGCCATCTTGGAAATTGACCGTAAGGTCCTGGCCCATCAGCGAGAAGGCGTGGACTCCAGCCAGTTCGGCGTGCCCTTGGCAGGATCGTTGATCCCCTGGATCGATGCTGATTTGGGCAATGGCCAGTCCAAGGAAGAGTGGAAGGCCGGGGTTGAAACCAATAAAATCCTGGGTACCACCGCTGAAAACCAGATCATCATGGACGGGCTCTGCGTGCGCATCGGCGCCATGCGCTCCCACTCTCAGGCTCTGACCCTCAAACTCCGTGAGGACCTGAGCGTCGCCGAGATCGAATCGCTGCTGGCCAACGACAACCAGTGGGCCAAGGTGATACCCAACACCAAGGAAGCTTCCATGGCGGATCTGACNCCCGTGGCAGCCTCTGGCACCCTGGACATTCCTGTAGGCCGTATCCGCAAGATGGAAATGGGCCCGGAGTACATCAGCGCGTTCACCGTGGGCGATCAGCTCCTCTGGGGTGCCGCCGAGCCGCTGCGCCGCATGCTGAAAATCGCCACCGGCACGCTCTAACCCACTGGTGGTTGGCCCTGTCCGCACCAGGTGAGTCCCGGCAGGCTCAACCACCTAGCATGGGCGGCCGCCTGATTCGCAAGGGCCTTGCCTTGGCTCGGGCTGAGCTCACCAAAGAGCTCTGGATGCACGACGCCGGCCAGTTCACTTTGTTNTTCCTGGGCACCTTGGGCTTTGCGCCACGTGCCGACCACCTGTCCTCCAGCCACAACGGTGGCCTTGAACANTCCGTTGCCTCCCGGAACTATCAGTGAAGCGTGGTGTGCGGCCAAGGACGCACTACGGTCCGTGTAGCCCAGTAGATACTCGTCGAGCCNCGGCAGGAGCAGCAACGTGCGGGCTCCTGAAAATCTCTGGACTGGCGCCTGTCCACCGAGCAGTTCTGCGGTTTCCGGGGCCAGCCAGTAGAGTGATCCATTGCATTCAAGGGTGGCAAGCTGGCTTTTGACCTGCTCCAGAGCGGTGTTGATGTCTTTGAGCGTCAGTTTCGCCCACCACGCAAAGTCCTTGATAGTTGCTGGCCCATGGCCACGAAAATAACGCAAGGTCAGCTCGGCCAGAGCCTCCTCACGCACCAGCACGCGAGGATTCTTGATCCACGTCTTCGTACTCACAAAGAACTGGGTCTTGCCTGTGCCAGCATTGGTCCTGATGGGACCCTGCACCAAAGTTCCCTCGGTGCACAGCAGCCACAGCAGGTGGATTCCGCGCTGGGCTCTGGTGCGCTGGCCCGCCGCCTCAAACGCGGCAAACAGCTCGTCCCGAGTGGCCCTCCCACATGCGCTGCGCGCCTCCGCCTGCCCGGCCCTGCTGCCCGTCCCGAATTGCTCCAACAGTCCAAGGGCAATGCTGCGTACCTGATCAAGGTCCGGCCCGGTAATCTCCAGCTGGCGGTGGCGGGCAGTCATGCTCGAGAGCATCCGTTCACGTGTCAGCGAGAGGATCCAGCCTAGGTCTTCGGCAACAGTGACGTGGAGGGTGCCGCGCANGGGCCAAGAGCGGACCATCTCACCACGGTTGAATGCTGCTTCCACGTCTGCGCGCGTGCTGCCAGGCACCCGCAGACCGATCGACCACAGGGCACCTGGGAAATCCTGTCCCTGCAATGCCGTCAGTGAACGCACAACGTCCACCAGGCCCGGGATGGGCTTGGTGGACGTTGGGAGGATCCCTTGGCTGTGTAGTCGCAGCAAGGCGAGTGTGGCAGGAGTAACGCTAACGCTCATGCACTCAATCTAGCGCTTGCCTCAGCGGGCCGAACGCATATTTGCCGTGATGGGGCATTCGAACGGGTCACGCTGACCCAGACCTACACGGTTCAGGTACTTCATGACGATCATGTATGACTGACCCAGCGTGGTTTCGGTGTAGGCGATGTTGCGCTCGGCGCAGTACTGGCGAACCATGGGCTGAACGGCCCGGAGATTCCTGGAGGACATGGTCGGGAACAGGTGGTGCTCAATCTGGTAGTTTAGCCCGCCCATGGCAACATCAACCCATTTGCCACCGGTGATGTTACGGCTCATGAGGGTCTGGCGACGCATGAAGTCGATCTTCACATCTTTGGGAACCAGCGGCATGCCCTTGTGGTTCGGGGCGAACGAGCCACCCATGTACAGGCCCAATGCCATGACCTGAGCGGCGATGAAAGCCAAACCAATGGCCCAGCCAAGGAACCAAATAGTGAAAGCTGGCAGGATGATGAGGCGCACAACCAGCATGGCGATCTCAGTCTTGCGCTGCGGAACAATCTGCTTGCGGTCAAGCACCCGGCCAACGGCGGCGATGTGAAGATCCAGCGCAGCAAGAGTCAGCAGCGGGAAGAAGAAGTAGCCTTGGCGCTTGGCGAACCACTTGGCGAAGCCCTTGCGCTTGGCAGCGCTGTCAGGATCAAACACCAGCGCACCGGGATCAATGTCGCCGTCGACACCAATCTTGTTCGGGTTCAGGTGGTGCTTACCGTGCTTGTTCATCCACCAGCCGTAGCTCAATCCAACAAAGAGGTTACCGGCAATACGAGCCAGCCAGGCGTTCTNTTNTGCGGAGGCAAACACCTGACGGTGGGCGGCGTCATGCGAGATAAAGGCGGTCTGCGTACACATGAAGGCGAAAAGCACTGCCGTGATCAACTGCCACCAGCTCTGCCCCAGGGTCAGGAACAGCGTCAAGACGGCCAAATAGCCAATGCTCTGGCGCACAATGCGCACTATGTACCATTTGACGTCCCGATCCATGAGGCCGGTGGCCCGCACCTGCTCACACAATTGGATAAAATCCGTGACGTGGCGGTCGCGTGCCGGGCGTTTTCTGGCCGGTTTGGTGAGAACAGCGCTCTCGTCCAATACATCCGGGCTATCAAGTGTTGCCGACGACATGGGGCTCCTCGTACTGGCGCGCTCCGAAGGAAGCGCCAGAGAATAGAAAAACTGAATCTTTCATTAACACTAGGAAGATTCACGGCGTAGCACATCACACCTGAGAGCCGTCTTGCCCCCTACCGAGGTAGGGGCAAGCTGAAATAGTGCTAACTTATGCGCGGTAGCCATCCGCGGGCCCTGCGCATCAGTGGTTATGCACGGCATCCAAGGGTAGGTCCAGCGCATAAGTTGAGAGAAATCGCAGCTACCCGATCGCGCAAGTCGTGGGAGTAGGTAGTCGCGGGAGCGGTTGGATGGGCCCACAGGCTCGCGGGAGAGTCTGTGGACTACAGCGTGCAGCCCACAAGCACTGGTTCCGGGACCATGGCAATGCCAAACTCACGCACCACGCCGTCGCGCACCGTTCGGGCAATCGCCAAGATGTCTTCGGTACTGGCCCCGCCACGGTTTGTGATGGCGAGGGTGTGCTTGGTGGACAGGGATGCGCGTGCTGCGGTCCCGGAGGGCTCCATCGCATCCGTTAGCTCACCTGCTAGGCCGAACCCTTTGACGAAACCGGCGTGTTCAATCAGCCAGGCGGCGCTGAGTTTCACCAGCTCCCCTACTGGCCAACGCGGAGCGTTCTCAGGCAGTGCCGCTGCAACCTCAGAGGTGACGATGGGGTTGGTGAAGAAGGAACCTGTGGAGAAAGTGTCCCGATCCGAAAGGTCCAAGACCATACCTTTGGAGGCGCGCAGAGCCAGGACGGTGCGGCGGACGTCGAGAGAATTGGCGCGCTTGCCGACTTCAACGTCGAGGCGGCGAGCCAACTCCGCGTATTTAATGGGTGCACTCATTCGTCCCAGCAAAAGCTGGAAATCAACACTGAGGACTACATAGCGCGGGGAGCCGTTGAGCGTGGTGGCCTTGAGCAGAGAGTTGCGGTAGCCGAATTTGAGTTCGTGGTTGGTGAAGGTGTGGATAGCATTCTTCTGCCGATCCCAAGTGCGCACTGCGGCAATGGTTTCAGCGACTTCGCAGCCGTAGGCACCCACGTTTTGCACAGGGGTAGCTCCTGCGCTGCCGGGAATTCCAGAGAGCGCTTCGATGCCGCTCCAGGCGTGTAAAACACTTTGGTGCACAAAGTCATCCCAGTTGTGGCCGGCTTGAACAACTACCGAGGCACCACCACAGGTATCCTGTGAATTGATTTGGTACCCTCGGTTGGCAATCTGCAGGACTGTACCAGCAAAGCCCTCATCCGCAACAACCAGGTTGGAGCCTCCGCCAAGTATCAGCAGCGGCTCATCGGCGCTGTCCGCTGCCCTGACGGCAGCAACGATTTGATCCTCCGTGGTGCCCACAACAAATTTACGGGCGGGCCCGCCCACTGCGAGGGTTGTCAGGGTACTGAGGAATTTTGCTCATTCACAATTCCAGACTATCGCGTGTGGGCATCGTGTCATCGCGTGAGGTGACAGGGCTGGCGTGTAGTGAGATCACAGCTACGTTCTCCAAGTATTTCGGCTTGCGCACAACAGGTGTGAGGAAGAAAGCCACAACCAGCATCACCAGCACGGCAAGCAAGGAATGCAGCACACCTACGTGCTCGGCTAGGAGCCCCAGCAGCGGCGGGCCACCCAGGAACGCGCCGTAGCCCACGGTGGACACCACCGACACCCGTGCGGCGGCTTGCTCCGGGTCATCGGAGGCAGCGGACATGGCCACGGGGAAGCCCAATGCTGAGCCAAGGCCCCAGAGCACCAGTGCGGCCAACGCCATCTCCGTCGAGGCAGCGAAGACAAATAGACCCAGGCCAATGATCGCCAGAGCCGCACCAACACGCAAGACGATGACACGGCCGTACTTGTCCAAGACCACTGTTCCGGCAAAACGGCCAATTGTCATAGCGGACACAANAATGCCGTATCCAATAGCCCCAATGGCGGCCGTGGAGCTGTATCCATCAACCATGGCCAATGCCACCCAGTCTCCAGCGGCACCTTCTGCTAGACCCAGCCCCAGGACCATGGCGCCCAGCATCAACGTGCGCGGATCACGCCAAGCAGCAGCGATCTTGGCCTTGCCTGTGCTCTTGGCCGCTGCCGCCTTCGCAGTATTGTGACTGGCAGAACTTTTGTCTGTGATGACCGGAATGGGACCTGTGCCAGGTACCGNCCCGGAATCTCCTACATCCACCATGGAGCCGGTGGAAGAGAGCTTGTCAGCCTGGTAATAGCCGGTGCCGATGAGCACGGCAAGGCACACAATAATGGCGATTACCGAGAGGTGGATCGCCACAGGAACGTGCAGTGAAGCGGCGAGTGCGCCAACACCAGCACCTACCACGGTGCCAATACTGAACGAACCGTGCAGGCGCGGCATAATGTGCCGTCCCAACGCTCGTTCAACAGCCGCACCCTCAATGTTCGAGGACGTGTTCCAACTGCCTGTCCCCAGCCCCACCAAGACCAGCCCGGAACCCACAACCAACGCATCCGAAAACACCGTGGCTCCCAGCCCCATGATGATCACTCCCACGGCTTNGATGACACTGCCCAGCCGGGACGTCAGTTTTGAGCCAAGGCGCAGCACAATCAGCCCGGAAGCGGCGACTGAAACAAAGGAACCCAGCGACATGCACAGCAGCATGAGCCCGACTTGGCCTGGAGTCAGGGTCAGGTCATCGCGGATGGCGGGAATGCGGGAAACCCAGCTAGCAAAGATCAGCCCTGAACCGGCGTAAGCAGTGAAAACACCGTTACGCCAGGCGTTGACCTGGCTCACGCCAGACGGACCGTGGCCTGCGCCTTGACCAAGACTTTCTGCCCGCCCAAGGTGACAGTTAAATCAATTCGTGCAGTCCCGGCGTCGGAATCCAGCGCACCCACAACACCGCTCACACCAACAATGGCACCCGGCTCGTCGTCAAGATCGGCGACGGGTACGGGCTTGGTGAAACGTGTGCCATAAGAGATAACGGCGGCCGGGTCGCCAACCCAATCGGTCACCAACTGCACTGCCGCCCNCATGGTGAACATGCCGTGGGCGATGACCCCGGGAAGTTCGACATCACGGGCAAAACGGTCGTTCCAGTGAATCGGGTTGAAGTCCCCGGAGGCGCCAGCATACTTAACGAGGTCTGCGCGGGAGATCTCGATAGTGCGTGAACCGATTTCGGTACCCACGGCCAAATCTGCAAAGTTGATCTGTGTCTGTGTCATTACTGTCCCTCTCCGCGCACCAAGATGGCTGACACGGTGGTGGCGACAGCCTCGCCGTCGACCGTTGAAATTTCGGCACGGGTGGTGATCATGGCACCACCACCCATGCCTCGAACGGTGTCCACATGCAGTTCAGCGAGCAATTCATCGCCGGCAATTATGGTCCGGTGATGGGTGAAGCGCTGCTCGGCGTGCACCACGCGGGAGAAGTCGATGCCTGATTCGGGGTCGTTGATCAACAACGCATCCGCGCGTTGGGCCACAATGATGGCGTAGGTGGGAGGCGCCACAAGGTCAGCATGCCCCAAGGCGTGGGCTGCAGCAACCTCAAAATGGGCCGTATTGCTTGCCTTGACGGCTCTGGCGAAATCCCGAATGGACTNCCTGCCAACACTGTAGATTTCGCGTAACTGGTAGCTGCGTCCCTGCAGCTCGGGATTGATACTCATGGGCTTAAGCCTATAGCCCGGATGAGCTTGAGGGCACACTAGGCCCGCGTGCCGGACCGCATTTTCTCTACGATGGCCAGAAGCGAATCAACGTCCATACTTTCTTGATGCTCCGCCTGATTATTCACGCCGGAGGGAAACCCAANAAGGACCGCGTTGTAATACAGTCCATCGCCTAAGAGCATCACCGCCCGGGCCACTGCCGGATCACCAATGTCACTCAGGATCAACTCAAGCCACCGTGCATGCAGCTGCGCGAAAGCGTGCCTCACGGTGTCGTCATCGCTTTGAATGAGGCGGTGAGCGGCAACAATTGTCCGGTCAAACGGTGTGCCACCAANAACGCTCGTCCGCACGTAGTAGCTGGCACAGCCTTGCGGGTCCTGAGCCATGGCAGCGAAGTCCTGCTCAGCGTATTCACTCAGTTTGGCGAGGAGCCCTTCTGTGAGGGCTTCTTTACTCTTGAAGTGGTAGAGCAGGCCTCCCTTGGAGACGCCTGCTGCGGTGGCAACGGCTTCTAGGGTGGCTGCGCGCGGACCGTCACTGATCAGGAGTTCCTCATAAGCTGAAAGAACCCGGTCGCGTGCTGAGGGTTTTGTAGTCATTAGTCCACCCTACAAGAAGTGACGGAGTGCACCGTCCAGACGGTACACTAAACCGGCCGGACGGTTTACACTAGTTAACATGGCGTTATCACTAAGCACTCCCACAACCGGTCTGCCCGAGACCACACCACGCGCAGGCGTCCGTACCTGGGTAGCCCTGGCTGTTCTTATGCTGCCTGTTTTGCTCGTTTCGGTAGATAACACGGTGCTGAGTTTCGCTATCCCGTCGATTTCGTTGGCGCTGATTCCGTCAGCCTCGGAACTGCTGTGGATCATTGACGTGTACCCGCTGGTCCTGGCTGCTTTGCTGGTGCCGATGGGTAGCCTTGCCGATAAGTTTGGCCGCCGTAAACTGCTGTTGATCGGCAGCACCGGATTCGCCATTGTCTCGGTNTTTGCTGCCTTTGCCCCCAACGCCGGGGCTCTCATCGGCTACCGGGCACTGCTTGGCCTCTTCGGCGCCATGCTCATGCCGTCAACGCTGTCGCTGATCCGGAATTTGTTCCTGCACCCGGCTCAGCGCCGCAAGGCCATCGCCATCTGGGCGGCCGGCTTCTCCGGCGGAGCAGCACTAGGTCCCATTGTGGGTGGCTTCATCTTGGAGCATTTCTGGTGGGGCGCAGTGTTCTTGATGTCCGTGCCTGTTTTGATCCCGCTGCTGATCCTTGCACCCATCTTTGTACCAGAATCCAAGGACCCGTCCCCAGGCAAGATTGATCTATGGAGCATTCTGCTGTCCTTCGGCGCCATGGTTCCCACAATTTTCGGTATCAAAGAAATTGCCCAATCGGGCTTCTCCGTCATCAATGTGGTGCTGATAGTTACAGGCATCACTCTGGGAACTTTATTTGTTCGCCGCCAGCTGCGCCGCGAGAATCCCATGATGGATGTGTCACTGTTCAAGAATCCCGTTTTCAGCGGCAGCGTAAGCGCCAACCTGTTGAGCATCTTCGCCCTCGTTGGATTCTTATATTTCATCACCCAGCACTTGCAGCTGGTGGTNGGGCTTTCNCCCACCCACGCGGCCTATGTTCTGGTCCCCGGCCTGGCAGTCACCATTGTCTCGGGACTATTGGCAGCCTCCTTAGCCAACCGTTTCCGCCCGTCATGGCTAGTTGCAGGCGGTCTGTTACTCAATGCCTCTGCCTTCATGATTGTTTGGCTAAACACTGATGGGTCCGTGGCTGGCATCATTGCGGCGTTTGTTGTCTTGGGTGCCGGTGTGGGCATGGCTGAAACCATTTCTAACGATCTGATTCTTTCCGCTGCCCCTCCAGCCAAGGCCGGCGCGGCGTCGGCAATCTCTGAGACTGCCTACGAGGTGGGTTCAGTGTTAGGAACAGCCGTATTGGGCAGCGTCCTGGCTGCGGCGTACAGGCTCCATGTTGTGGTTCCGGCAGGGATATCCGCGGCTGACCGTAACTCCGCCTCACAGACACTCGGTGGCGCCATCGATGTTGCCAGCGCTCTGCCTCCCAAGCAAGGTGCGGCACTACTGGATTCAGCCAAGCACGCCTTTGATTCAGGATCAGGGACTGTTGCCATGGTCAGCGTTGTGCTCATGCTAGGGGCGTCCCTGATGTGCCTATGGACGCTGCGTAGCGCCACGGCAACNCCCGATCCGGCACAGCACTGAGGCTGGCACAGCGGATGTGCCGGCATGGCGGGGCTGGGAAAATCCTAACTTCACAAGTCACGGCCACTTCGGCACGTCATCGCTACCTGATCCCCGCATGAAACGCGCGGTCGGCTTTCTTTAGGCCTTGTGCTCCTCGGCAGCCTTAATACGCGCTTCTGCAGCCTTGAGCTCCTTGCGGATATTGCGTCCGCGCAAGCCCAAAGACGCCATATGCGCCANAAGTCCAACGCCGATGAACGGCAGGGCGATATAGGTCATTGCTGCGGTGGAGGTGATCGCACCCATCACAATGATCACAATGCCAATGAAAGTCAGGCCCATGCCTGCAANAACAGCGTATTTGTAGCCGGTCGGAGCGGTTTCCCAGAAGTCGTTAAGCACACCCCAGTCTACCGGCCGAGGGACCCGAAGCGAGCGAAGCGAGTTTTGGGAGGCTGGTAGAGGCTACCGGCCGAGGGACCCGAGTGGGCCCACGGCCGCGTGGGGCCCGCCGTGAGCTTGCGAGCGGTGGGAGCGGCTGGGGAGAAGCGAGTTTTGGGAGGCTGGTAGACGCTACCGGCCGAGGGACCCGAGTGGGCCCACGGCCGCGTGGGGCCCGCCGTGAGCTTGCGAGCGGTGGGAGCGGCTGGGGAGAAGCGAGTTTTGGGAGGCTGGTAGACGCTAGCGGCCGAGGGACCCGCCGTTAAAAGAGTGATTCTTGCAAGGCCGGGATCTCCGTCACATACTCACCCAGAGAGATTTTGTGGCCCTTGAGAGTGCCAAGGTCGACAACACAGGCGACATCGACGCCGTCGAGCACCACTAGGGCGTTGGCCCNCAGCATCGAATCCAGCCGCATCCCGTGCGCCCNCGAGTCCAGCGGCTGCGGATATGCAATCCTCTGCCCGTCAACGCTGATTGCGGCGGAAANACTACTACCTTCCCACGTCTCAGTGATGGTTTCGAATCCCGCTAGCGTCTGTTCGTCAAGCAAGTCACGCACGCCAGCGGCAACGCCCTGATTACGTTCGCCCAGATCCGCCGTGGGCCGGGGAGACAGCAGGGCGGCTGATTTGTTTGCTGCGCGCACAAACTGTGTCACGCCAAGGCCCTTTGAGACCATGTCCTCGAGCAACCGCACCACGGAGCCGTCCTGCGCACGGGCCACATATTGGGCCGCAATGGCGCCTTGGTCAGCCAGACGGCTCCACTTGCTGCGCTGCGAGGCCGTCCCTACTTTGGTTGTGCCATCAGCAAAGGTGGCAACATAAAGCCAGTGCGGCTGTGCCAAATATCTGCGCATCCCAGCTGGAGCGATACCGCTGCGATGAAAGTCGTGCATGTATCGCAGCTCGTCCTTGGCAAAGCACGCCCCACACTGAAAACCACGTTCAGCTCCTGNCCCGGTGGGGCAACGGTAGTGTTGTGACTCTTCGGGACCTTGCACGGTTGTATACCCGAGGCAATACCGCGCTGGCACGCCAACACCGGCAAGGGCCTTGAACCTCAGCCATTGCCCGGGCACAAGCGGAAGCCGGACACCGCCGCCGTCCGTAGTCAAGGCCAGTGCGGGCCCGGCTGGATCCCATGAGACGCCGTGAACCAGCATTGAACTGGCCACGGCCTCGGGCACATCCGTCACCAGAAGTGTTAGAGCGCGGGCTGTACGCCGTAGGCCACAGCCAGTTTCATGA from Arthrobacter polaris encodes:
- a CDS encoding MFS transporter, whose product is MALSLSTPTTGLPETTPRAGVRTWVALAVLMLPVLLVSVDNTVLSFAIPSISLALIPSASELLWIIDVYPLVLAALLVPMGSLADKFGRRKLLLIGSTGFAIVSVFAAFAPNAGALIGYRALLGLFGAMLMPSTLSLIRNLFLHPAQRRKAIAIWAAGFSGGAALGPIVGGFILEHFWWGAVFLMSVPVLIPLLILAPIFVPESKDPSPGKIDLWSILLSFGAMVPTIFGIKEIAQSGFSVINVVLIVTGITLGTLFVRRQLRRENPMMDVSLFKNPVFSGSVSANLLSIFALVGFLYFITQHLQLVVGLSPTHAAYVLVPGLAVTIVSGLLAASLANRFRPSWLVAGGLLLNASAFMIVWLNTDGSVAGIIAAFVVLGAGVGMAETISNDLILSAAPPAKAGAASAISETAYEVGSVLGTAVLGSVLAAAYRLHVVVPAGISAADRNSASQTLGGAIDVASALPPKQGAALLDSAKHAFDSGSGTVAMVSVVLMLGASLMCLWTLRSATATPDPAQH